Proteins encoded within one genomic window of Sphaerotilus montanus:
- the gmhB gene encoding D-glycero-beta-D-manno-heptose 1,7-bisphosphate 7-phosphatase, with the protein MGERSAIRLVVLDRDGTINEDRDDYVKSPEEWVPIPGALEAIARLHQAGWHVVIATNQSGLGRGLFDMYTLNEMHLKMNALLAPLGGRVDAVFFCPHAPEDDCRCRKPLPGLFEDIRLRFGLDDMSAIPAVGDTLRDLQAATAVGCAPHLVRTGKAATLDEAGVQALRDQIPGLTVHASLATFAEALLGAERKKHSDARAEGKRLAGGGAPA; encoded by the coding sequence ATGGGCGAGCGCAGCGCCATCCGGCTGGTCGTCCTCGACCGCGACGGCACCATCAACGAGGACCGCGACGACTACGTCAAGTCCCCGGAGGAATGGGTGCCGATCCCGGGGGCGCTGGAGGCCATCGCCCGGCTGCACCAGGCCGGCTGGCACGTCGTCATCGCGACCAACCAGTCGGGCCTCGGGCGCGGGCTGTTCGACATGTACACGCTCAACGAGATGCACCTGAAGATGAACGCCCTGCTCGCGCCGCTGGGCGGCCGGGTGGACGCGGTGTTCTTCTGCCCGCACGCCCCGGAAGACGACTGCCGCTGCCGCAAGCCGCTGCCGGGGCTGTTCGAGGACATCCGGCTGCGCTTCGGGCTGGACGACATGTCGGCAATCCCGGCCGTCGGCGACACGCTGCGCGACCTGCAGGCGGCCACCGCCGTCGGCTGCGCGCCGCACCTGGTGCGCACCGGCAAGGCCGCCACGCTCGACGAGGCCGGTGTGCAGGCCCTGCGCGACCAGATCCCCGGGCTGACCGTGCACGCCAGCCTCGCCACCTTCGCCGAAGCCCTGCTCGGCGCCGAACGCAAGAAACACAGCGACGCCCGCGCCGAAGGCAAGCGCCTCGCGGGTGGTGGCGCTCCTGCCTGA
- a CDS encoding lysophospholipid acyltransferase family protein, giving the protein MLIYLRSAVFLLWLIVTVIPWSLVAVLASAFTRGAPLYWLCAGWLKVAILGAQWICGVHWRVQGMEHVPTAADGTASVILVPKHQSTWETFAFPALMPHPLAYVFKRELLYIPFFGWAIGRLDMVHINRGRGSDAWRKVVEQGTRIMAQGTWMIMFPEGTRTPRGSQGEYKSGASRLAVTTKTPLVPIAVTSARCWPRKSFLLRPGTIDISIGRPIHPQGRRPDDLMREVEAWIESEMRRLDPEAYTTPQG; this is encoded by the coding sequence ATGCTCATCTACCTGCGTTCTGCCGTCTTCCTGCTCTGGCTCATCGTCACCGTGATTCCCTGGAGCCTGGTGGCCGTGCTCGCCTCGGCGTTCACGCGCGGTGCGCCGCTGTACTGGCTGTGCGCAGGCTGGCTCAAGGTGGCGATCCTGGGCGCGCAGTGGATCTGCGGCGTGCACTGGCGCGTGCAGGGCATGGAACACGTGCCGACCGCGGCCGACGGCACCGCCTCGGTGATCCTGGTCCCGAAGCACCAGTCGACCTGGGAAACCTTCGCCTTCCCCGCGCTGATGCCGCACCCGCTGGCCTATGTGTTCAAGCGCGAGCTGCTCTACATCCCCTTCTTCGGCTGGGCCATCGGCCGGCTGGACATGGTCCACATCAACCGCGGCCGCGGCTCGGACGCCTGGCGCAAGGTCGTCGAGCAGGGCACGCGGATCATGGCCCAGGGCACCTGGATGATCATGTTCCCCGAAGGCACGCGCACGCCGCGCGGCAGCCAGGGCGAGTACAAGTCCGGCGCCTCGCGGCTGGCGGTGACGACGAAGACGCCGCTGGTGCCGATCGCCGTGACCTCGGCGCGCTGCTGGCCGCGCAAGAGCTTCCTGCTGCGCCCGGGCACGATCGACATCTCCATCGGCCGCCCGATCCATCCGCAGGGCCGCCGCCCGGACGACCTGATGCGCGAGGTCGAGGCGTGGATCGAGTCCGAGATGCGCCGCCTCGACCCCGAGGCCTACACCACACCGCAAGGCTGA
- a CDS encoding M48 family metallopeptidase, producing the protein MSPRSTADTGLAHSEALLRPAEANRELVLGGLHLGYLLKRATRRTIGFVVGPRGLAVSAPRWVSQPQIDGAVQLKADWILRKLAEQGQRLVQIDAARIAWRDGARVPYLGEDLLVRTTGTLTRTVLQEAQPHLGQPRTLHLRLPAGATPAQIRDSVQRWLQQQARALFEARIAHFAAAMGVQVIRLRLSSARTRWGSASSDGSVRLNWRLVHFPLATLDYVVVHELAHLREMNHSPAFWAIVRAVMPDYEARRRTLKDGVVPVFD; encoded by the coding sequence GTGTCCCCACGCTCCACCGCCGACACCGGGCTCGCCCACTCCGAAGCGCTGCTGCGCCCAGCCGAAGCCAACCGCGAGCTGGTGCTCGGCGGCCTGCACCTGGGCTACCTGCTCAAGCGCGCCACGCGCCGCACCATCGGCTTCGTCGTCGGCCCGCGCGGGCTGGCGGTGAGCGCGCCGCGCTGGGTCAGCCAGCCGCAGATCGACGGTGCGGTGCAGCTCAAGGCGGACTGGATCCTGCGCAAGCTCGCCGAACAGGGGCAGCGTCTGGTACAGATCGATGCAGCGCGGATCGCATGGCGTGACGGTGCACGGGTCCCCTACCTCGGCGAAGACCTGCTCGTGCGCACCACGGGCACGCTGACACGCACCGTGCTGCAGGAAGCGCAGCCCCACCTCGGCCAGCCGCGCACGCTGCACCTGCGCCTGCCGGCGGGCGCCACGCCCGCACAGATCCGCGACAGCGTGCAGCGCTGGCTGCAGCAGCAGGCCCGCGCGCTGTTCGAGGCCCGCATCGCGCACTTCGCGGCGGCGATGGGCGTGCAGGTCATCCGGCTGCGGCTCAGTTCGGCGCGCACCCGCTGGGGCAGCGCGAGCAGCGACGGCAGCGTGCGGCTGAACTGGCGCCTGGTCCACTTTCCGCTGGCCACGCTCGACTACGTCGTGGTGCATGAACTGGCCCATCTGCGCGAGATGAACCACAGCCCGGCCTTCTGGGCCATCGTGCGGGCCGTGATGCCCGACTACGAGGCCCGGCGGCGCACGCTGAAGGACGGGGTGGTTCCGGTCTTCGACTGA